The following proteins are co-located in the Heliorestis convoluta genome:
- the rsmI gene encoding 16S rRNA (cytidine(1402)-2'-O)-methyltransferase, translated as MTLVGKLKVCATPIGNLEDITLRVLQALREADLIAAEDTRHTRKLLSAYEIHGPLTSYHEHNKKGKGLEIVKKIEEGATVVLVSDAGLPGISDPGEDLIHLCIERNLPVEVLPGPSASITALVLSGLPTGRFVFEGFLPRQKKAYRQRLQELAKETRTIILYESPYRVQATLADLQDHFGAERRAALVRELTKKFEEVRRGTLGSLREEIKEPLKGECSLVIGGCEGGMETESLGEGLTEEELATALMKEMERLQAAAMDHKEALKKAAQKLGLSKREAYRLKLLYEER; from the coding sequence ATGACGCTGGTCGGCAAACTTAAAGTTTGTGCTACGCCCATTGGGAATTTAGAAGATATTACTTTGCGAGTGCTACAGGCTTTGCGAGAAGCCGATCTGATTGCTGCTGAAGATACAAGGCATACCCGTAAGCTCCTCAGCGCCTACGAAATACATGGCCCCTTAACTTCGTATCATGAGCACAACAAAAAAGGAAAAGGATTGGAAATTGTCAAAAAAATCGAAGAAGGTGCCACCGTGGTGCTCGTCTCTGATGCGGGGCTACCTGGCATATCCGATCCTGGTGAAGATCTGATTCATCTCTGCATAGAGCGGAACTTGCCTGTGGAAGTTCTACCAGGTCCTTCTGCTTCTATAACTGCCCTAGTCCTATCAGGATTGCCGACGGGACGCTTTGTCTTTGAAGGGTTTTTGCCACGACAAAAAAAGGCCTATCGTCAAAGATTGCAGGAACTTGCGAAGGAGACCCGAACGATAATCCTATATGAATCGCCTTATCGTGTTCAAGCAACGCTAGCCGATCTACAAGATCATTTTGGAGCAGAGCGACGGGCGGCCCTCGTTCGAGAGTTGACCAAAAAGTTCGAAGAAGTGCGTCGTGGCACTTTGGGTTCTTTACGTGAAGAAATCAAAGAGCCGCTCAAAGGGGAATGTAGCTTGGTAATCGGAGGTTGCGAGGGGGGCATGGAGACAGAGTCTTTGGGGGAAGGTTTGACGGAAGAGGAGCTTGCAACAGCCTTGATGAAAGAGATGGAAAGGCTACAAGCAGCAGCTATGGATCATAAAGAAGCACTAAAAAAGGCAGCGCAAAAATTAGGTCTTTCCAAACGAGAAGCCTATCGGCTAAAACTTCTCTATGAGGAAAGATAA
- the holB gene encoding DNA polymerase III subunit delta', whose amino-acid sequence MKLSQIRGQERAIEQLQKALLQQRIVHAYLFSGPPGVGKMRTARAFAQSILCLNIEGVDACQVCSSCLQFVSSNHAAFYDIEPDGTTIKIEQIRKLQKWLRYRPYVGQYRVVLLQKAELMQEPAANALLKVLEEPPNSTIFILVSNRGHGLLPTILSRCMPVYFNLLPDLVIADYLQEKGITNEKIPLFTLLARGCLLQAMELAEGGLPEGREKAIYILERITQMSERDIFAMADEWDKNKEGLTELFDYLALLLRDLLLLREGLTHMLINQDQNWGNMAYQSNQLLLAMDHVLEGRRNLESNASAKLIFEDLMIKLGKAMKS is encoded by the coding sequence GTGAAACTATCTCAGATAAGGGGTCAAGAGCGAGCCATTGAACAGTTGCAAAAAGCCCTTTTACAGCAGCGTATTGTTCATGCTTATCTTTTTTCTGGGCCCCCTGGCGTAGGGAAAATGAGGACGGCTCGAGCTTTTGCGCAGTCCATTCTTTGCTTGAACATAGAAGGCGTCGATGCTTGTCAGGTTTGCTCTTCTTGTTTACAGTTTGTCAGCTCAAATCATGCAGCTTTTTACGATATCGAGCCTGATGGCACAACGATTAAGATAGAACAAATTCGAAAGTTACAGAAATGGCTTCGCTATCGTCCCTATGTAGGTCAATACAGAGTGGTTTTACTACAGAAAGCAGAATTGATGCAAGAGCCAGCGGCCAATGCGCTGTTGAAGGTGTTAGAAGAACCGCCTAACTCTACAATTTTTATTCTTGTATCCAACCGGGGTCATGGTCTTTTACCGACCATTTTATCACGTTGTATGCCTGTCTATTTCAATCTCTTACCGGATCTCGTGATTGCTGACTATCTTCAGGAAAAAGGCATCACGAATGAGAAGATTCCTTTATTTACTTTGCTAGCTCGAGGTTGCCTCTTACAAGCAATGGAATTGGCGGAAGGAGGTTTACCAGAAGGTCGAGAAAAAGCAATCTATATTCTAGAAAGAATCACTCAAATGAGTGAAAGGGATATATTTGCTATGGCCGATGAATGGGATAAGAATAAAGAAGGTCTCACAGAACTCTTCGATTACTTGGCTCTGTTATTGCGGGATCTGCTCTTGTTGCGAGAAGGTCTTACTCATATGCTCATTAACCAAGATCAAAACTGGGGGAATATGGCCTATCAAAGCAATCAATTGCTCTTGGCCATGGACCATGTCCTAGAAGGGCGTCGTAATTTAGAAAGCAATGCCAGTGCCAAGTTGATTTTTGAAGATTTGATGATAAAGTTAGGGAAAGCCATGAAATCATGA
- a CDS encoding 3D domain-containing protein codes for MKEHDCEKERPPSRDRKVWALGATIFVGALILPLWAYEHNEAPPTVENSIEISHEDVAKEGALFFGQSIEKESIEPQMIAEMVLNTPLLEVSEDNEQKGQTRRTVLASRGGSREAARDVARDVAVAETKEMQEEAIEMKEPVVPEVATNEAVDITKTENRAERTASVAEGLENAAAIEAMTGLSVTATMQVEATAYTHTGNRTFSGKWPKVGLIAVDPRVIPMGTKLYVEGYGIAEAADTGGAIKGAMIDVFFDTREECILWGRRQVTIHILR; via the coding sequence TTGAAAGAACATGATTGTGAGAAAGAGAGGCCCCCATCGAGAGACCGAAAAGTTTGGGCTCTAGGAGCTACCATCTTCGTCGGTGCCTTGATTCTACCTTTATGGGCTTATGAGCATAATGAAGCTCCACCGACGGTAGAAAACAGCATAGAGATATCCCATGAGGATGTTGCCAAGGAGGGGGCACTCTTTTTTGGGCAATCAATCGAAAAAGAGAGCATAGAGCCTCAAATGATTGCTGAAATGGTACTAAATACACCTCTTCTAGAAGTAAGTGAAGACAATGAGCAGAAGGGTCAGACCCGAAGAACAGTCCTAGCTTCGCGAGGCGGTTCTCGGGAGGCAGCTAGAGATGTAGCTAGAGATGTAGCTGTAGCAGAGACCAAGGAGATGCAAGAAGAGGCAATCGAGATGAAAGAGCCAGTGGTTCCTGAAGTTGCGACAAATGAAGCGGTAGATATAACCAAAACTGAGAATAGAGCTGAAAGAACAGCATCTGTAGCAGAGGGTCTAGAGAATGCTGCAGCCATTGAAGCAATGACGGGTTTGTCTGTTACGGCAACAATGCAAGTTGAAGCAACAGCGTATACGCATACAGGAAACAGAACCTTCTCTGGAAAATGGCCCAAAGTGGGATTAATAGCCGTTGATCCTAGGGTCATTCCCATGGGGACAAAACTCTATGTGGAAGGATACGGAATAGCAGAAGCAGCCGATACAGGTGGCGCTATAAAAGGTGCGATGATTGACGTTTTTTTTGATACTCGAGAAGAGTGTATCCTCTGGGGGCGGCGTCAAGTAACCATACATATTTTAAGATAG
- a CDS encoding initiation-control protein YabA — MKKITSRLIALEEQMQKILVEIEALKMEAYTLEEENDRLRAVKAANLTVEALTQVESNVKKIQGEGYDNLSNLYKEGFHICHVHFGQPRSGEDCLFCMSFLHKE; from the coding sequence GTGAAGAAGATTACGAGTCGATTGATTGCTTTAGAAGAGCAAATGCAAAAAATACTCGTTGAAATAGAAGCCTTGAAGATGGAAGCGTATACCTTAGAAGAAGAAAATGATCGTTTACGAGCCGTAAAAGCGGCCAATTTAACGGTAGAGGCTTTGACACAAGTTGAAAGTAATGTGAAGAAGATACAAGGAGAAGGTTATGACAATTTGAGTAACCTTTACAAAGAAGGATTTCACATTTGTCATGTTCACTTTGGACAACCTCGAAGTGGGGAAGATTGCCTGTTTTGCATGAGCTTTTTGCATAAAGAGTAA
- a CDS encoding TatD family hydrolase has translation MRLFDTHAHMDDKSFLHDRDEILQKARKSGVELFMNVGYDLPSSERSIALAEEYSFIYASVGIHPHDAKNVTEDTYLAIEKLAAHEKVVALGEMGLDYYRDLSPREVQQEVFVEQLHLARHLQKPVIIHDRDAHGDIMQLLDQEAKGMRGVLHCFSGSWEMARYCLERDFYISIAGPVTYTNARQLLEIAQKVPIQRLLVETDSPYLSPHPFRGKRNDVSNVALVVQKIAELRQEDPDLLAEQCLRNGCELFGISWTG, from the coding sequence GTGAGACTTTTTGATACTCATGCCCACATGGATGACAAATCCTTTCTCCATGATCGCGATGAAATATTGCAAAAGGCTCGCAAATCAGGTGTAGAACTGTTTATGAATGTAGGATACGATCTACCTTCGTCAGAACGCTCGATTGCCCTCGCTGAAGAATATTCTTTTATTTATGCTTCTGTTGGTATTCATCCTCACGATGCCAAAAATGTAACGGAGGATACCTATCTAGCTATAGAAAAATTAGCGGCCCATGAAAAAGTGGTAGCACTTGGTGAAATGGGACTGGACTATTATCGTGATTTGTCGCCGCGAGAGGTACAGCAAGAAGTTTTTGTGGAACAGTTGCATTTAGCGCGTCACCTACAAAAGCCTGTTATTATTCACGATCGAGATGCTCATGGTGATATTATGCAGCTTCTTGATCAGGAAGCCAAAGGCATGCGCGGCGTACTTCATTGCTTTTCCGGCAGCTGGGAGATGGCTCGTTATTGCTTAGAGCGAGACTTTTATATCTCTATTGCCGGGCCTGTTACGTACACAAATGCCCGTCAATTGCTAGAAATTGCACAGAAAGTACCGATCCAGCGCTTGCTGGTAGAGACAGACTCCCCTTATCTTTCCCCCCACCCTTTCCGAGGGAAGAGAAATGATGTAAGCAACGTTGCATTGGTAGTTCAAAAAATTGCAGAACTACGGCAAGAAGATCCAGACCTGTTGGCAGAGCAATGTCTGCGTAACGGTTGCGAACTTTTTGGAATTTCTTGGACAGGCTAG
- a CDS encoding PSP1 domain-containing protein, with product MIKIVGVRFKKTGKIYYFDPSELEIQVHDRLIVETARGIEFGEAVIGPRQVPEEDVVNPLKKVLRIATEEDIKQVEENQEKESKAYEICQKKIVQHQLPMKLVDVEYTFDSSKIIFYFTADGRVDFRELVKDLAAVFRTRIELRQIGVRDEAKMIGGIGCCGRVLCCASFLGDFEPVSIRMAKDQNLSLNPTKISGICGRLMCCLKFENDCYGPKEKQCCKRKEKGPEKNEDFEECGD from the coding sequence TTGATCAAAATTGTGGGTGTTCGCTTTAAGAAAACCGGTAAGATATACTACTTTGATCCCAGTGAACTAGAAATCCAAGTTCATGATCGATTGATTGTAGAAACAGCGAGAGGTATTGAGTTTGGTGAGGCTGTAATTGGTCCACGGCAGGTACCGGAAGAAGATGTTGTCAATCCTTTGAAGAAAGTGTTGCGGATAGCAACAGAAGAAGATATAAAGCAAGTAGAAGAAAATCAAGAGAAAGAATCAAAAGCCTACGAGATCTGTCAAAAGAAAATCGTACAGCACCAGTTGCCGATGAAACTAGTTGACGTAGAATATACTTTTGATTCCTCCAAAATCATTTTTTACTTCACCGCCGATGGTCGTGTTGATTTTCGTGAGTTGGTCAAAGACTTGGCCGCTGTCTTCCGGACTCGGATTGAATTGCGTCAAATTGGTGTTCGTGACGAAGCAAAAATGATCGGTGGAATTGGTTGTTGCGGTCGCGTACTTTGTTGCGCTTCTTTCCTTGGCGACTTTGAGCCTGTCTCGATTCGGATGGCAAAAGATCAGAATCTTTCATTAAATCCCACGAAAATTTCAGGTATCTGTGGTCGCTTAATGTGTTGTTTGAAGTTTGAAAACGATTGCTATGGACCTAAAGAAAAACAATGTTGTAAGCGAAAAGAGAAGGGGCCGGAAAAGAACGAAGATTTCGAGGAATGTGGAGATTGA